A stretch of Plasmodium chabaudi chabaudi strain AS genome assembly, chromosome: 14 DNA encodes these proteins:
- a CDS encoding kelch domain-containing protein, putative, whose product MSDISDFSDIDDSSGNEKENKLYKKKSKKSTTSKVSDSNKDDILSKQNTQKSVGGAQNEDKKLHMQKSGTVEPEKKLDLKIGSKEDNTLYATNSKSFQNLDNSTKLKEQPRRTEGMNPRVADCVMSPPEFFISHIYHDNKVFMKKYAHSMIEYENDFFIYGGINAKNEYLDEFIKFTYGPNTFTSKKLTENPGKRAYASLTLAYNSENSPYLLLFGGLCGPNILAKDCYMYDIAEDTWSKYSLKLDSVPGARYGHAYTYCPVTYATIIWGGLNRNNELLNSGHKFVGGEWSEINNKGICPSPRAFSSLAWLDRTTKDNVNYSFLYLFGGDLTNRGTPTDELWVYNINNESWTLVKNSSGEIPCPRWKHGSVMVDKNMWISGGLFSGWFSNYTIPDLYVYDVPSNCWFHCQIASKQIHNCYDYGTLNLHSQTKAFFLFGGKNYNNEPISNVCRFAPLCTSVSITMMRNDIKNINSLILDMKKEAAETANNVSEVQEIIHMFSLDIKDFKTLFEALTRSIQILKENVEHVDKELSILKETIGGNKQNPIENAVIENANEDLEEIKKTEETENAENEIKIEEVSPA is encoded by the coding sequence atgTCAGACATATCTGATTTTTCAGACATTGATGATTCTTcaggaaatgaaaaagaaaacaaactttataaaaagaaatcCAAAAAATCAACAACATCAAAAGTAAGCGATTCAAATAAAGATGACATTCTAAGCAAACAGAATACCCAGAAAAGTGTAGGGGGCGCTCAAAatgaagataaaaaattacatatGCAAAAATCCGGAACGGTTGAaccagaaaaaaaattagatttaaaaataggATCAAAGGAAGATAATACATTATATGCAACTAATTCTAAATCATTTCAAAATTTAGATAATTCTACAAAGTTAAAAGAACAACCACGTCGAACTGAGGGCATGAATCCACGAGTAGCTGATTGTGTTATGTCTCCTCCAGAATTCTTTATATCTCATATTTATCATGATAATAAagtttttatgaaaaaatatgcccACTCAATGATAGAGtatgaaaatgatttttttatttatggtGGAATAAATGCTAAGAATGAATATTTAGATGAATTTATAAAGTTTACATATGGACCTAATACATTTACttccaaaaaattaactGAAAACCCTGGAAAGAGAGCATATGCATCATTGACATTAGCATATAATAGTGAAAATTCCCCAtatctattattatttggtgGATTATGTGGGCCAAATATATTAGCAAAAGATTGCTATATGTATGACATAGCAGAAGATACTTGGTCAAAATATTCTCTTAAATTAGATTCTGTTCCAGGAGCACGCTACGGTCATGCTTATACATATTGTCCTGTTACATATGCAACAATAATTTGGGGAGGCttaaatagaaataatGAGTTGCTAAATAGTGGGCATAAATTTGTTGGAGGGGAATGGTCcgaaattaataataaggGTATATGTCCATCCCCTCGAGCATTTTCGTCTCTTGCTTGGTTAGATAGAACAACAAAAGATAATGTAAATTATagttttctttatttatttggtgGAGATTTAACAAATAGAGGTACACCAACCGATGAATTATGGgtatataatatcaatAATGAAAGTTGGACATTAGTAAAAAACTCATCTGGTGAAATACCATGCCCAAGATGGAAGCATGGCTCTGTTATGGTtgacaaaaatatgtgGATATCAGGGGGTCTATTTTCTGGATGGTTTTCAAATTATACTATTCCGGacttatatgtatatgatGTTCCTTCTAATTGTTGGTTTCATTGTCAAATAGCATCTAAGCAAATACATAATTGCTATGATTATGGTACTTTGAATTTGCATTCTCAAACAAAagccttttttttatttggtggaaaaaattacaataatGAGCCCATTTCAAATGTATGTAGATTTGCACCATTATGCACAAGTGTATCAATTACAATGATGAgaaatgatattaaaaacattaatAGTTTAATACTCGATATGAAGAAAGAAGCTGCAGAAACTGCAAACAATGTATCAGAGGTTCAAGaaattatacatatgtttAGCTTAGATATAAAAGATTTTAAAACTTTGTTCGAAGCATTAACACGAAGCATACAAATTCTTAAGGAAAATGTTGAGCATGTTGACAAAGAATTAtctattttaaaagaaacCATTGGTGGCAATAAGCAAAATCCAATTGAAAATGCTGTTATAGAGAATGCAAACGAAGACCtagaagaaataaaaaaaacggaaGAAACAGAAAATgcagaaaatgaaataaaaattgaagaaGTATCGCCTGCCTAG